Within the Fusarium musae strain F31 chromosome 11, whole genome shotgun sequence genome, the region TCGACCACTCAAAGGGCTGGTGCGAGGCATTTTAATCTTACAGCCAGCCACATTGTCCAAGCTGAAACTGTCTACCGAATGGAAGTCATCGCAGAAAGCCTCATCGAGCAGGGGTGCATTGCCAAGACTGCCGCAGTCCCAAATATTTGCTGTTTGCAAATGTAACAGGCCAACAGAGAATCGATTTAATGAACATTGTAAAGCCatgtaattaattatatccGGCAGTCTGTCGACGTTCACTCTCTCTCTATAGCAGATGCGACTTGCAGAAGCGTCCACTCACACTTATTCGACATCCTGTACTTTTTTTTCCCGCCTGATGCAGCCTGTGCTACCGAGTCACACGGGCTAAAGTTAGTCAACGCCACAGtcttatttaagcttaattgaAACCACTCAAGGCAGATTGAAGAGCAGTGCCAGCATGTCTTAAGACCCCTTTCCCCATTGCGCGCATGTCCCTCGCTCCCATTCTCTCATCGCATCTGCAacagcgaagaggaagaaatggTCTGTCTAAAAAGTGCAGCCCGTTTTGGGGCGTTTTTATGTCTATCAAGGCAGATAGGGAGCGTCATTGCTGGTAAGCCAAACTGCATACTCCGGAGCATCTAGGATACCTAATTATTTCCAGCCTGTTCTAACGAGGAAACTTTTACAATTACCGAAGCGACCCAAGTATCGAGCCTGGCAGCATCATGTGCAACATACACCGGCgatctccatctcatcaatatCACGAAGACAATCAATATGACGGGCGTCGAGACACTCATCGGCGATATCACGTACAACAACGACTTCCCAGACGAGTACGTTACGTTCTACAGTTCAACGCTCAAGAACGTTACCGGCGACTTGCTGATGTACGGCGCCGGCGGGAAGATTACCAAGACACCAGGAGATCTGAACATAACGCTCCCCGCTCTGCGAAATATCGATGGCCTGGGCGCGTACTGGGGATGGGGCGACATATCAATTAATACGGACACAAAGCTTAACATACCGAAAGGGTTCCAGATCAGTTCTGGAGCCAGCCAATCTTCCGCGAGGAATCTGTACTTGAACGTTACCTATACTTATAGCATCGGCGTTTCAGGTGTCGACTTTCAAGCCACCGGTGGTGCACTATTCACCTCATCGGCGGAGAAGGTTGAACGCGAGATCACGATCTTCGGAAATAGTGGACTAGAGCGTGTCGAACTAGATGATCTCAAGTTTGTCAACTATACGGTGGACGTCAGGAGTAATTCGGACCTTGACTATATCTCTTCATCTCTCTCGGAAGTCGGACTTTTGCGCGTCAAGGAAAACGGGAGAGATACGCATCTATCGGTCCCtaatctcaagaagctcggtgGCCGTAGCGATCCTGGCAGACATACCAGCGGAGGCGACGCTGGCGGTATTTTCAGGGATCTTGTCAACGCCAACCTACCATTGCTGACTGAGGTTCACGGCGATGATGTCGATTGGTTCAAGGGAAAGCTCAACTTCACTTCCAATTTCTTCTCAGAGCTTAGTCTTCCGAGTCTCAGGACGGCAAACTGCACACTCGGGATCGATGAGAACATTGCACTGAACGACCTTTCAGTACCGAGGTTGAGCTACGTCAAGGACTTGCAGATACACGATAACCCTCGCCTTCTCAACTTTACGGCCAATTTGCTTAAGAACGCTGATAACATCAACATGACCGGGCCATTCACCAACGTCGAGTTCTTTGGTCTCGAGGTCATTACGGGTGATTTCTATTTGGCTGGCGACAAGACCATGGATTGTTCTTGGTTCGATGAACATTTCCTCAATCACATTGTTCAGGGGTCATACAAGTGCGTCGGCAACCATACCAAGCCTGCGACCGAGCGCAAACCCAGCACACCGACCGACGAAgcagatcttgaagatgagggtTCGAAACAAGGAGGAAGGTCTTCCAGTGGAAGTGGCGGGGGATCATCTTCCGGAAGTAATGGCGGGCTATCGACTGGTGCAAAAGCAGGTATTGGCGCGGGAGTCGGTGTAGCTGGTCTTAtccttcttggtcttggtgctggGTTTTTGATTggcaagaagacgaagagcaCACCTGGTGCGGCCACTCATACTACTGAATCTGGGTACCAGAAGGCTGAGCTCGATGGAGACGGTAAACCGTCCAGTGGTGTGAAGCAGGTGTATAGTGTAGAAGCTTCGGAGATGCAGGATACGGGCAAGTCTGAGTTGCCTCTTAATCCAGCTAGAGCCGAGTTAGCAGGATAAATCTCTGCGGTCTTGGAAACCCTTAATCGAGAGGCCATTCTCATAATAACTTGGATATCACATATTGAATTCAAGGTTGGAAAGATATGCCTCAACCCGAATTTTCTTTCCAAGGAGGTCCACTAGAATTGCCAACGTGGTTTGATAGAAGCCTTCTTTGTGTCAATTCATAGGTGCCTGTTAATAATAAGGCTGCACTGAACTGAGCTCGAGCGGCTGATCCGGTCTAACAGGCCACCACCAATCAAGCACAGCCATTAGCGAACTGCATAACGCCACAGCGCTTCGATCAGAGTTTCAACCCCCCTGCCAAGCTATCAGGCGCCAGCAAATTCGAACTTAAATGAACGGTAATAAGGCACGAAAGACAGCTTGGCAATTTGAACGATTGCAGGCAGCAAACGTTGAACTCCTCGCCATATCATCCTCTGCGATCAGCTGATGGTCAGACCAGGCTGTTGATACTTCATCCCGCTTTGAAGCACGATGCTCCTATTCAGTGTATGCTAGAGCCAGCCATTTTCTCTTCTAACCCCATCTATGAGGCTCTATCATACACCTGGGGCGATCCCGGAAATGGTTGTAATATCTCACTCAGTAATCACGATTTTCTTGTAGGAGACAATGCCGCTGCCGCCCTCCGCAGATTGcgatggaagaggaagaatagAATACTCTGGGTAGATGCAATCTGCATAAATCAAGCCGACGTGGACGAGAAAAGTACGCAAGTTCCTCTCATGCAGAAGATCTACGGTCAAGCACAAAACGTCTTGGTCTGGTTAGGAGAGCCTACTGATGGCAGTATTCTTGGCATGAGATTACT harbors:
- a CDS encoding hypothetical protein (EggNog:ENOG41): MTGVETLIGDITYNNDFPDEYVTFYSSTLKNVTGDLLMYGAGGKITKTPGDLNITLPALRNIDGLGAYWGWGDISINTDTKLNIPKGFQISSGASQSSARNLYLNVTYTYSIGVSGVDFQATGGALFTSSAEKVEREITIFGNSGLERVELDDLKFVNYTVDVRSNSDLDYISSSLSEVGLLRVKENGRDTHLSVPNLKKLGGRSDPGRHTSGGDAGGIFRDLVNANLPLLTEVHGDDVDWFKGKLNFTSNFFSELSLPSLRTANCTLGIDENIALNDLSVPRLSYVKDLQIHDNPRLLNFTANLLKNADNINMTGPFTNVEFFGLEVITGDFYLAGDKTMDCSWFDEHFLNHIVQGSYKCVGNHTKPATERKPSTPTDEADLEDEGSKQGGRSSSGSGGGSSSGSNGGLSTGAKAGIGAGVGVAGLILLGLGAGFLIGKKTKSTPGAATHTTESGYQKAELDGDGKPSSGVKQVYSVEASEMQDTGKSELPLNPARAELAG